A genomic stretch from Dehalococcoidia bacterium includes:
- a CDS encoding DsbA family protein — protein sequence MVWLNQVKEALGGEIPLQATWRPFSLAQVNQKIGPDYEAWNEDDENLDESLWGLRAGQAARRQGEEYLNEFLPRLLTARHVDRVSLSDKSILKNIAQECGLDIIKFSEDLEDRSTLEEIKASHIEATQSLGVFGTPTFILKEGGSAFVKMIKPNTNEEALAAFNSLITLLKSAPFLGEVKRPQPPWPKGVFD from the coding sequence GTGGTTTGGCTGAATCAAGTAAAAGAAGCACTAGGAGGAGAAATTCCCCTACAGGCTACATGGCGTCCTTTCTCATTAGCGCAAGTTAACCAAAAAATCGGGCCTGATTACGAAGCCTGGAATGAAGATGATGAAAATTTAGATGAAAGTCTCTGGGGATTACGCGCTGGACAAGCCGCACGTCGTCAAGGTGAAGAGTACCTTAATGAATTCCTTCCAAGACTACTAACTGCGCGTCATGTGGACAGAGTATCACTCTCAGATAAATCCATACTCAAAAACATAGCGCAGGAATGTGGGCTAGATATCATCAAATTTTCTGAAGACTTAGAGGATCGTTCTACTTTAGAAGAAATAAAAGCCTCTCACATAGAAGCAACTCAATCCCTTGGCGTCTTTGGTACTCCGACTTTTATTCTCAAAGAGGGAGGTTCTGCATTTGTCAAAATGATCAAACCAAACACAAATGAAGAGGCCCTCGCTGCATTCAACTCTTTAATAACACTGTTAAAAAGTGCGCCTTTCTTGGGAGAAGTAAAGCGGCCGCAGCCTCCATGGCCTAAAGGAGTCTTTGATTAA
- a CDS encoding DUF1015 domain-containing protein, with protein sequence MVDFYPFRAIRYGSNAGLMPDLICPPYDVISKNDEKELLLKNINNMVRLELCEIDGSPDENRYTNAAASFQEMLASNVLIKDEKASYYLLRQKFSIQGQAQERIAIIGALRLEELGEGVLPHENTASGPKEDRLALMHATSANFSPLMMLYQDPQKVISLLIKDIVLHDPIYDFVADNMGYTVWAISDPEKIQVIEEALKMQHVYVADGHHRYETALSYAKSSFGDQDHPSNFVLCALIDFEDKGLEILPYYRVLHGLDESQMQKIQEVLRFYFVSRPINVADYSASSIDAIVATMGQTQVVLGAIRKDETPELLTPANDIIPEPDSEAPPSTQVRSVEAFVIQEMILKPVLGEDFAKHIMYVHDGEDAIELINSGVGQLAFFVKGLPADVFRSVVQAGIRLPRKSTYFYPKLPSGLAINSLSEQP encoded by the coding sequence ATGGTTGATTTTTACCCATTTAGAGCTATTAGATATGGATCCAATGCTGGCTTAATGCCTGATTTGATTTGCCCTCCATATGATGTGATATCAAAAAATGACGAGAAAGAGTTACTTCTTAAAAATATTAACAATATGGTACGGCTAGAGCTGTGCGAAATTGATGGCTCACCTGATGAAAACCGTTATACAAACGCCGCGGCCTCTTTTCAAGAAATGCTTGCGAGTAACGTCCTGATAAAAGATGAAAAAGCATCTTACTATTTGCTTCGCCAAAAATTTTCAATTCAGGGGCAGGCTCAAGAGAGAATCGCAATTATAGGAGCACTTAGATTAGAAGAGTTAGGAGAAGGTGTTTTACCGCATGAAAACACAGCATCTGGTCCTAAAGAAGATAGACTGGCATTGATGCACGCTACAAGTGCAAACTTCAGCCCTTTAATGATGCTTTATCAAGACCCTCAGAAAGTGATTTCACTGCTCATTAAAGACATTGTTCTCCACGATCCAATCTACGATTTTGTAGCCGATAATATGGGCTATACAGTTTGGGCCATTTCTGATCCAGAAAAGATTCAAGTAATAGAAGAAGCTTTGAAGATGCAGCATGTATATGTTGCTGATGGCCATCATCGCTATGAAACTGCTTTAAGCTACGCTAAATCTTCCTTTGGCGATCAAGATCATCCTTCAAACTTTGTACTATGTGCATTAATCGACTTTGAGGACAAGGGGCTTGAAATTCTTCCTTATTACCGAGTGCTGCATGGCTTAGATGAATCGCAGATGCAGAAAATACAAGAGGTGTTACGTTTTTATTTTGTGTCTAGGCCAATAAATGTTGCTGATTACTCCGCATCATCTATAGATGCGATAGTTGCAACTATGGGTCAGACCCAGGTAGTACTTGGGGCTATCCGGAAAGATGAAACACCGGAATTGCTTACACCTGCTAATGATATTATCCCCGAACCTGACTCTGAAGCCCCTCCTAGTACTCAAGTGAGATCAGTTGAGGCATTCGTAATTCAAGAAATGATTTTGAAGCCAGTCTTAGGTGAGGACTTTGCGAAGCATATTATGTACGTTCATGATGGAGAAGATGCGATAGAATTGATTAACAGTGGGGTAGGGCAATTAGCTTTTTTTGTTAAAGGTTTGCCTGCCGACGTTTTTCGATCAGTAGTCCAGGCTGGTATTCGACTTCCTCGTAAAAGTACGTATTTTTACCCTAAATTACCGAGCGGACTTGCGATAAATTCTTTGTCGGAGCAGCCTTAA
- the trpS gene encoding tryptophan--tRNA ligase, with amino-acid sequence MTENRILSGMRPSGKLHLGNYFGALKNWVHLQNEYECMYMVADIHALTTLAGSEQVSTISNDTHEMVLDWLAAGLNPDKCVLFVQSQVPEHLILSSLLSMSTPLGWLLRVPTFKERVRQLGEDEEHLPYGLVGYPVLQTADVIIYKANKVPVGIDQVPHIEISREIVRRFNRLYGDTFPEPQPLLTESPMIYGTDGQSKMSKSLDNHIELASSEEQTREKVLSMVTDPQRIRLSEPGRPEVCNVFSLQKIFNPNKIENIHELCTSAGIGCVADKQDLADGINSFYKEFRERRSKLEENPNAIKEILEAGAQRARKIAQVTIEEVYEKLGLA; translated from the coding sequence ATGACAGAAAATAGAATTCTGTCTGGTATGCGTCCTTCAGGTAAATTGCATCTGGGGAATTATTTTGGCGCATTAAAAAACTGGGTGCATCTGCAAAATGAATATGAATGTATGTATATGGTTGCAGACATACATGCATTAACCACACTTGCTGGAAGTGAGCAAGTTTCTACTATTTCTAATGACACGCATGAAATGGTACTTGATTGGCTTGCTGCAGGTCTTAATCCAGATAAGTGTGTTTTATTTGTACAGTCTCAAGTACCAGAGCATTTAATATTAAGTAGCCTTTTGAGTATGAGCACACCTTTGGGATGGTTGCTCCGAGTGCCAACTTTCAAAGAACGCGTCCGCCAGCTTGGTGAAGATGAAGAACACCTTCCATATGGGCTTGTAGGGTACCCTGTATTGCAAACCGCAGACGTAATTATTTACAAGGCCAACAAAGTCCCTGTAGGTATTGATCAAGTTCCGCATATTGAAATTTCACGTGAAATAGTAAGGCGTTTCAATCGATTATATGGTGATACGTTCCCTGAGCCTCAACCTCTACTTACGGAGTCTCCTATGATCTACGGTACTGATGGCCAATCCAAAATGAGTAAAAGCTTGGATAACCATATTGAATTAGCTTCGTCCGAAGAGCAAACCCGAGAAAAAGTCCTTTCAATGGTCACTGACCCTCAGCGAATACGACTTTCTGAGCCAGGAAGGCCTGAAGTTTGTAATGTATTTTCTCTTCAAAAGATCTTTAATCCAAACAAAATTGAAAATATCCATGAATTGTGTACTTCCGCAGGCATAGGTTGTGTCGCTGATAAACAAGATTTGGCAGATGGAATAAACTCATTTTATAAAGAATTTCGTGAGCGAAGATCTAAATTGGAAGAAAACCCTAATGCAATCAAGGAAATTCTTGAAGCAGGTGCACAGCGAGCACGAAAAATCGCACAAGTTACTATCGAAGAAGTATATGAAAAATTAGGCCTTGCATAA
- the rnc gene encoding ribonuclease III, whose protein sequence is MINHSTPSNHSLSELQDKLGIKFNCVELLAQAMRHPSILNEEPRSRLGSYERLEFLGDSFLGWVVAQETYKRYPNFPEGQLTKARALLVRGSNLQSLAQALNLGKYMQLGQGEVASGGRNRPSNLAAVFESLVGAILLDRGEKTAAKFILHLLDDQIKLIASNKSLNDPKSALQEFLQKKGLPLPVYQVVNAKQVSRSKLFVIQILIANKFVAEGIAPKKSTAEQQAAESALAILRNQNSELQ, encoded by the coding sequence TTGATTAATCACAGCACTCCAAGTAACCACTCCTTAAGTGAATTGCAAGATAAGTTAGGGATTAAATTCAATTGCGTTGAGCTTCTCGCTCAGGCAATGCGCCACCCTTCCATCCTAAACGAAGAGCCAAGATCAAGATTAGGAAGTTATGAAAGACTCGAATTCTTAGGGGACTCGTTCCTAGGATGGGTTGTCGCACAAGAAACTTACAAACGGTACCCCAATTTCCCCGAAGGACAATTAACTAAAGCCAGAGCTTTGCTTGTACGAGGTTCTAATTTGCAGTCTTTAGCTCAAGCATTAAATCTTGGAAAGTATATGCAGCTTGGTCAGGGAGAAGTAGCAAGTGGGGGGCGCAATAGACCCTCCAACCTTGCGGCAGTGTTTGAATCCTTAGTAGGTGCAATATTACTTGATCGTGGTGAAAAAACTGCAGCTAAATTCATATTACATTTATTGGATGATCAGATAAAATTAATTGCTTCAAATAAATCATTAAACGACCCCAAAAGCGCGCTGCAGGAATTCTTACAAAAAAAAGGGTTACCCCTTCCGGTTTATCAGGTGGTTAATGCAAAACAAGTCTCTCGATCAAAACTTTTTGTAATACAGATCCTTATAGCTAACAAATTTGTTGCTGAAGGCATTGCTCCTAAGAAAAGCACCGCAGAGCAGCAAGCCGCTGAATCCGCCTTAGCGATA
- a CDS encoding phenylacetate--CoA ligase family protein: MSHQWPPIYDPTYVPSNNTEYWNEEIETMDPGEREKLIAIKLKNQVEWAYEYSGFYQKVWGEAGFDPSQLKTIDDIKRIPIITKEDLRKDLIENPPFGSNICDRWDNILRVHGSSGTTGIPTVIAISNDDWKRIGEAHARVEWGAGIRPSDTVFIASPFSLYMGSWGMLVGAERIGAKCFPFGAGAPGQTRMAVRWCQKVKPSVFYGTPSFALYLAETAREEGVDPKEFGFKILMFSGEPGASITSTRQALINNYDAVIIDSGSTGEMTPWMSNGGCRHSTGMHLWQDMVFTQLVDPITTEVCPYGTEGVPVYTHLERTSQPLIRFWSGDLALWRDDPCSCGRTYPSLPYGIYGRVDDMVTVRGENVYPSAVENVVRSISNLTGEFRMIVSRERAMDELTVLAEVMDSNYSQEKIIKIKNELELNLSTTLGIRANAQLKSPGELERTQFKAQRVIDERDLQKSPDD, encoded by the coding sequence ATGAGTCATCAATGGCCACCAATATACGATCCTACATATGTTCCATCAAATAACACTGAATATTGGAACGAAGAAATTGAAACTATGGATCCAGGGGAACGTGAAAAACTCATTGCGATTAAATTAAAAAATCAAGTTGAATGGGCTTATGAATACTCAGGTTTTTATCAAAAGGTTTGGGGTGAGGCTGGTTTCGATCCCTCTCAATTAAAAACCATCGATGATATAAAAAGAATCCCGATCATTACAAAAGAAGATCTCCGCAAAGACCTAATCGAAAATCCTCCGTTCGGAAGCAATATATGTGACAGATGGGACAATATACTGAGAGTACATGGTTCATCGGGAACCACGGGCATACCAACAGTTATAGCAATTAGTAACGATGACTGGAAAAGAATTGGTGAAGCTCACGCACGCGTAGAATGGGGAGCTGGAATACGACCTTCGGATACCGTTTTTATAGCTTCTCCTTTTAGCCTTTACATGGGCTCATGGGGAATGCTAGTAGGAGCCGAGCGAATCGGAGCGAAATGCTTTCCTTTTGGTGCTGGAGCACCTGGTCAAACTAGAATGGCTGTACGATGGTGCCAAAAAGTCAAACCTTCTGTTTTTTATGGCACCCCCTCTTTTGCTTTATATCTAGCTGAAACTGCACGCGAAGAAGGAGTCGACCCAAAAGAATTTGGGTTTAAAATTTTAATGTTTTCAGGCGAGCCAGGAGCTTCAATTACTTCTACTCGCCAGGCGTTGATCAATAATTACGACGCTGTAATTATTGATAGTGGTTCTACCGGAGAAATGACGCCTTGGATGAGTAATGGTGGATGTAGGCATTCGACAGGTATGCACCTTTGGCAAGACATGGTATTTACGCAATTAGTGGACCCGATAACAACCGAGGTTTGCCCTTATGGCACTGAAGGTGTTCCTGTCTATACGCATTTAGAACGAACCTCTCAACCTTTAATTAGATTCTGGTCGGGAGATCTCGCGCTTTGGCGCGATGATCCCTGTAGCTGCGGGCGGACTTACCCTAGCCTTCCATATGGAATCTATGGGCGTGTTGACGATATGGTCACCGTAAGAGGCGAAAATGTATACCCCAGTGCAGTAGAGAATGTTGTCAGATCCATTAGTAATCTCACTGGCGAATTCAGGATGATAGTCTCAAGGGAAAGGGCGATGGATGAACTAACTGTTCTTGCAGAAGTCATGGATTCCAATTACTCGCAAGAAAAAATTATTAAAATAAAAAATGAATTAGAATTGAATCTCTCTACTACATTAGGGATAAGAGCGAATGCCCAATTGAAAAGCCCTGGTGAATTAGAAAGAACACAATTCAAGGCGCAAAGAGTTATCGACGAACGTGATTTACAAAAATCACCCGATGATTAG
- a CDS encoding inositol monophosphatase — MGNLLTQSSASGKNQLEVAIKCAEAAAQIIRLRILDTFERDSKIKLGLTTKNGWNDRVTEVDGEAEKAIIEILESEYPEHGIIAEESGVQGSISSPFQWYIDPIDGTRNFASGLPHTCVSVGLWQKHAPILGVLIDPIRNETFTAVNGGGAKVNGIDVFASEEGNLSEALLGFDMGYNPEQGNFLLSAINELWPQFQSVRMMGSAALGITYSGCARLDLYAHHYVQPWDIAAAIIFVQEAGGLVTDLNGEKIHPHSGHILAGSPAIHKVFMNSTADSKWRKSVKNAD; from the coding sequence ATGGGGAACTTACTCACTCAAAGTTCAGCTAGCGGCAAAAATCAACTTGAAGTCGCCATCAAATGCGCTGAAGCTGCTGCCCAAATAATACGACTTCGGATACTTGATACTTTCGAACGCGACTCAAAAATCAAGCTGGGCCTCACAACAAAAAATGGGTGGAATGACCGAGTAACAGAAGTAGACGGTGAGGCTGAAAAAGCCATTATTGAAATCCTTGAATCAGAATACCCTGAACATGGAATCATCGCAGAAGAATCAGGAGTACAAGGTTCTATTTCTTCGCCTTTTCAATGGTATATAGATCCAATTGATGGTACTAGGAATTTTGCGAGCGGATTACCCCACACTTGTGTAAGTGTAGGTCTTTGGCAAAAACATGCCCCGATACTTGGTGTTTTAATTGACCCTATAAGAAACGAAACGTTTACGGCTGTAAACGGAGGAGGCGCAAAGGTAAATGGGATTGATGTATTTGCGTCCGAGGAAGGTAATCTATCTGAAGCACTTCTTGGTTTCGATATGGGCTATAACCCAGAACAAGGTAACTTTTTACTTTCTGCAATTAATGAACTCTGGCCACAATTTCAATCAGTTCGCATGATGGGATCTGCAGCTTTAGGAATTACTTACTCAGGATGCGCAAGATTAGATCTTTATGCGCATCATTACGTTCAACCATGGGATATTGCAGCCGCAATCATTTTCGTCCAAGAAGCAGGCGGGTTAGTAACCGATCTTAATGGTGAAAAGATCCACCCACACAGCGGGCATATTCTCGCCGGTTCACCGGCTATCCATAAAGTTTTTATGAATAGCACTGCTGACTCTAAATGGCGAAAATCTGTAAAGAACGCTGATTAA